Proteins from a single region of Trichoderma asperellum chromosome 3, complete sequence:
- a CDS encoding uncharacterized protein (TransMembrane:1 (i248-266o)) has protein sequence MASPPKPWERAGTSVPSLTIPPSSASSSAPLSPASSVASMDAPPIPERPASFAAAMTPSAATPTPGVMGGMAASPYGAYNSAYSSPYSSPYSRLGGGYGGYGGMYGGYGMGMGGMYGGGMYGGGAMGDPNSLAGRFSNGTAATFQMLEGVVTAFGGFAQMLESTYMATHSSFFAMISVAEQFGNLRDTLGSLLGIFTLIRWIRTLLAKLTGRPLPADAAALNASDFARFEGRSGAAGSQPPKASRKPLIFFLLAAFGIPYLMSKVIKNIAASAEEEEKRLQQQALEAQKPVDPAKLEFCRLRFDFAPQQPNGMELEGRKGDLVAVLSKNDPAGQPSEWWHCRSRDGRQGYLPSTYLEVLKRSAEPKKLKAAPDSRTNSLTSSSTSEEGKKEYATADGMQRSHFYS, from the exons ATGGCCTCGCCACCTAAGCCTTGGGAACGAGCTGGAACCTCAGTACCTTCAC TCACTATCCCTCCTTCATcagcctcatcatcagcgCCTCTGTCGCCGGCATCATCTGTTGCATCTATGGACGCACCACCGATACCAGAGCGCCCGGCGTCGTTTGCTGCGGCCATGACCCCGAGCGCTGCCACTCCTACCCCCGGTGTTATGGGCGGTATGGCTGCCTCTCCCTACGGCGCCTACAACAGCGCATACTCATCTCCCTACTCAAGTCCCTACTCGCGCCTTGGAGGTGGCTATGGAGGATATGGCGGCATGTATGGCGGATACGGAATGGGCATGGGAGGCATGTACGGCGGCGGCATGTATGGCGGCGGTGCCATGGGCGATCCCAACAGCCTGGCCGGCCGCTTCAGCAACGGCACAGCGGCGACCTTCCAGATGCTTGAGGGCGTTGTCACCGCCTTTGGGGGATTTGCACAGATGCTCGAGAGCACCTACATGGCCACGCACTCTAGCTTCTTTG CTATGATTTCTGTCGCCGAGCAGTTCGGCAACCTGCGCGATACCCTAGGATCTCTGCTCGGAATCTTCACCCTCATCCGCTGGATCCGTACTCTACTGGCCAAGCTCACTGGCCGTCCCCTCCCGGCTGATGCCGCAGCCCTCAACGCTTCAGATTTCGCTCGATTTGAAGGTCGAtccggcgctgctggatcTCAGCCCCCCAAGGCCAGCCGAAAGCctcttattttcttcctcctcgccgctTTCGGTATTCCTTACCTCATGTCCAAGGTCATTAAGAACATTGCCGCTTccgccgaggaagaagagaagcgtcttcagcagcaggcccTCGAGGCCCAGAAGCCTGTCGATCCCGCCAAGCTGGAGTTCTGCCGTCTCCGATTCGACTTTGCCCCCCAGCAGCCCAACGGTATGGAGCTTGAGGGACGCAAGGGAGATCTCGTCGCCGTCTTGAGCAAAAACGACCCTGCTGGTCAGCCCAGTGAGTGGTGGCACTGCCGCAGCCGTGACGGCCGCCAGGGATACCTCCCTTCAACTTACCTCGAGGTTCTGAAGAGATCTGCTGAGcccaagaagctcaaggctgcTCCCGACAGCAGAACCAACTCATTGACTAGCTCATCAACAAGCGAGGAGGGCAAGAAGGAGTATGCCACCGCTGATGGCATGCAGAGGAGTCACTTCTATTCTTAA
- a CDS encoding uncharacterized protein (EggNog:ENOG41), with translation MASSRKRPLSPPVLIPNPFIKKRNLAWSLESPSSPHGPHSATLPSLLPTSSTSAPAITTATATDTASASTPPITVRPRPTAGTTAEIESGVVQISDHLAQFTSILSSHLRPTSALIPRLSIPAYSQLYQSCAGSPNGAHFVIHQHDHPVAGTHYDLRLQINETSSVSWAIMYGLPGDANSSRLNRNATETRIHSLWNHLIETASLETGSLIIWDTGTYSVLPRRSKHAPPEDPSSPPGSPHSSSSSSSNKHAPTAQSLLHAAFQNRKIRLRLHGTKLPDPYVINIRLTKTEDAAGRSRSSRTPRSRRRGRTTQVRPVEPESTPSDSDDYDDDSDIHREEPTNDEPQGKTNNDSPSLNETRRKQEEEDAQVRLTNAYLGASNTIGSVYQRRWYLSLDRRACGFTEKKRHGGSMWELLPDTAPKHPSDSEAELESRRLSFPFYVRGPQFEQSVVTGRLGEEVLRDEGVTAFVPRKGWTPVMK, from the exons ATGGCCTCATCCCGCAAACGCCCTCTCAGCCCCCCTGTGCTTATCCCCAATCCCTTCATCAAGAAGCGTAATCTCGCCTGGTCTCTTGAGtctccatcatcacctcACGGCCCTCACTCTGCCACTTTACCGTCTCTCCTCCCTACTTCATCCACTTCAGCTCCGGCTATAACCACGGCTACAGCTACAGATACAGCTTCTGCTTCCACTCCCCCCATTACTG TCCGCCCCAGGCCCACTGCCGGCACCACCGCCGAGATCGAATCCGGAGTCGTCCAGATATCTGACCATCTGGCCCAATTCACGTCGATTCTCTCCTCGCATCTCCGCCCGACATCGGCTCTCATCCCTCGACTGTCCATCCCGGCTTATTCACAGCTGTACCAAAGCTGTGCTGGCAGCCCCAACGGCGCGCACTTCGTGATCCATCAGCACGACCACCCCGTAGCCGGCACCCACTATGACCTCCGCCTTCAGATCAACGAGACCAGTAGCGTCAGCTGGGCCATCATGTATGGCCTGCCGGGAGATGCCAACAGCAGTCGGTTGAACCGCAATGCCACCGAGACTCGCATCCACTCCCTTTGG aatcaCCTTATCGAAACGGCATCTCTAGAAACAGGATCCCTCATTATATGGGACACGGGCACATATTCCGTTCTCCCACGCCGCAGCAAACACGCCCCTCCAGAAGACCCCTCCTCACCGCCAGGCTCACCTcactcatcatcgtcgtcatcttctaaCAAGCACGCTCCAACAGCGCAGTCTCTACTTCACGCAGCTTTCCAAAACCGAAAGATCCGGCTGCGTCTCCATGGAACCAAACTTCCCGATCCGTACGTTATTAACATCCGCCTAACTAAGACGGAAGATGCCGCAGGGCGATCTAGAAGCTCGCGAACGCCGCGGTCCAGGCGCCGCGGGAGGACGACGCAAGTGCGCCCTGTAGAGCCAGAAAGTACCCCCTCCGACAGCGATGACTATGATGACGACAGCGATATCCATAGAGAAGAACCTACCAACGATGAACCGCAAGGTAAAACTAACAATGACTCACCCTCCCTGAATGAAACGCGTCGtaagcaggaagaagaagacgcccAAGTCCGCCTCACAAATGCCTACCTCGGAGCATCCAACACCATCGGCAGCGTATATCAACGGCGGTGGTACCTCTCGCTAGACCGTCGCGCCTGCGGCTTCACCGAAAAGAAGCGCCATGGAGGCAGCATGTGGGAGCTTCTCCCCGACACGGCGCCTAAGCATCCTTCCGACTCTGAAGCGGAGCTAGAATCCCGTCGGCTCTCGTTCCCATTCTACGTCCGCGGGCCGCAGTTTGAGCAGAGTGTAGTGACCGGAAGATTAGGAGAAGAAGTTCTGCGAGACGAAGGCGTGACTGCTTTTGTCCCTAGGAAAGGATGGACTCCTGTGATGAAATGA